A genomic segment from uncultured Desulfuromonas sp. encodes:
- the gatC gene encoding Asp-tRNA(Asn)/Glu-tRNA(Gln) amidotransferase subunit GatC, protein MKITRGEVENVARLARLALADEELDRLTGEMDAILGYVEQLNELDTDDIIPMAHAVPLENAFRADEVRPSLGTDNALANAPDPDDGCFGVPKVIE, encoded by the coding sequence ATGAAAATCACCCGTGGCGAAGTGGAAAACGTCGCTCGTCTGGCGCGTCTGGCCCTGGCCGACGAAGAGCTGGACCGCCTGACCGGCGAAATGGATGCGATTCTCGGCTATGTGGAACAGCTCAACGAGCTGGACACCGACGACATTATCCCCATGGCCCATGCCGTACCGCTGGAGAATGCGTTTCGCGCTGATGAGGTCCGGCCCTCTCTGGGCACGGATAACGCCCTGGCCAATGCGCCTGACCCGGATGACGGCTGTTTCGGCGTACCCAAGGTCATTGAATAG
- a CDS encoding chemotaxis protein CheW — translation MAADDLEQMKQYLTFNLDDEVFALGIAKVREVLDFTDVTKVPQTPTFMRGVINLRGNVVPVVDMRTKFGMSETEPTVNTCIIIAEVMMDSELSVLGALVDSVQEVLELDADQIEPPPRIGTKLDTEFIRGMGKHNEEFIIILDIDRVFSADEISLIQSVE, via the coding sequence GTGGCTGCAGATGACCTTGAACAGATGAAACAGTATTTAACCTTTAACCTAGATGACGAAGTTTTTGCTCTCGGGATTGCCAAGGTCCGTGAAGTGCTGGATTTTACGGATGTGACAAAAGTCCCTCAGACTCCCACATTTATGCGCGGAGTGATCAATTTGCGCGGGAATGTGGTGCCTGTTGTTGATATGCGAACAAAATTTGGCATGAGTGAAACGGAACCCACGGTCAATACCTGCATCATTATTGCTGAAGTGATGATGGATAGTGAATTGAGTGTCCTTGGAGCGTTGGTTGATTCTGTACAGGAAGTGCTGGAGCTTGATGCCGACCAGATTGAGCCACCGCCGCGCATAGGCACTAAGCTTGATACCGAATTCATTCGAGGCATGGGCAAACACAACGAGGAATTTATCATCATTTTGGATATCGACAGGGTGTTCTCTGCCGATGAAATCTCGCTGATTCAGTCCGTCGAGTAG
- the gatA gene encoding Asp-tRNA(Asn)/Glu-tRNA(Gln) amidotransferase subunit GatA has protein sequence MQLTDLTIHEMQQRMADGSLTSVELTEAFLQRIKDTDERLNAFITVCDEEALEAARQADAQRAAGNVQPLTGIPVALKDIFITEGLRTTCASKILGDYCPPYDGTAVRKLKEQGAVILGKLNMDEFAMGSSNENSAYGNVRNPWNLDCVPGGSSGGSAAAVAARQAVASLGTDTGGSIRQPASHCGVVGLKPTYGRVSRYGVIAYASSLDQVGPLTRDVRDCAIMLGAVAGYDPADSTSVDMPVPDYLENLEQGVAGKKIGLPKEYFIDGLDAEVKQAINAAVETYRKLGAEIVEVSLPHTKYAVACYYVIATAEASSNLARYDGVRFGQRVDEGNGLIDMYMQTRSQGFGDEVKRRIMLGTYALSSGYYDAYYLKAQKVRSLIRQDFLDAFEQVDCILTPVAPTAAFGLGDKTDDPLTMYLSDIFTISTNLAGICGLSLPCGRTDKGLPVGVQLLGKPFGEAELLQTAYAYEQATDWHTQGPEL, from the coding sequence ATGCAACTGACAGACTTGACCATCCATGAAATGCAACAGCGCATGGCGGACGGCTCCCTGACCTCCGTGGAGCTGACCGAGGCGTTTCTGCAACGGATTAAAGACACCGACGAGCGGTTGAATGCCTTTATCACCGTATGTGACGAGGAAGCCCTTGAGGCGGCCCGGCAGGCCGATGCTCAGCGCGCCGCCGGCAACGTGCAGCCGCTCACCGGTATTCCCGTGGCGTTGAAAGATATCTTCATCACCGAAGGGTTGCGCACCACCTGCGCTTCCAAAATCCTCGGTGACTACTGCCCGCCTTACGATGGTACGGCCGTGCGCAAGCTCAAAGAGCAGGGCGCAGTCATTCTCGGCAAGTTGAACATGGACGAGTTCGCCATGGGCAGCTCCAACGAAAACAGTGCCTACGGCAACGTGCGTAACCCGTGGAACCTCGATTGCGTTCCCGGCGGCTCTTCCGGTGGTTCGGCTGCAGCCGTCGCCGCCCGTCAGGCTGTCGCCAGCCTCGGCACGGACACCGGCGGTTCCATCCGCCAACCTGCCTCACACTGCGGCGTGGTTGGCCTCAAGCCGACCTACGGTCGCGTGTCCCGTTATGGCGTCATTGCCTATGCTTCGTCCCTCGATCAGGTCGGCCCGTTGACCCGCGACGTACGCGACTGCGCCATCATGCTCGGTGCCGTGGCCGGTTATGATCCGGCGGATTCCACCTCCGTTGATATGCCGGTGCCCGACTACCTGGAGAATCTCGAACAGGGTGTGGCCGGTAAAAAGATCGGTCTGCCCAAAGAGTATTTCATCGACGGCCTTGATGCCGAAGTCAAGCAGGCCATTAACGCCGCGGTGGAAACCTACCGCAAGCTCGGCGCTGAAATCGTCGAAGTGAGCCTGCCGCACACCAAGTACGCGGTGGCCTGTTACTACGTGATCGCCACGGCCGAGGCGTCCAGTAACTTGGCGCGCTATGATGGTGTGCGGTTTGGTCAACGCGTTGACGAAGGTAATGGCCTTATCGACATGTACATGCAGACCCGCTCCCAGGGCTTTGGCGACGAGGTCAAGCGGCGCATCATGCTCGGCACCTACGCGCTGTCCTCCGGTTACTACGATGCCTACTATCTCAAGGCGCAGAAGGTGCGTTCGCTGATCCGTCAGGATTTTCTCGATGCCTTTGAGCAGGTGGACTGCATCCTGACGCCGGTGGCACCGACGGCGGCCTTTGGTCTTGGTGATAAAACCGATGATCCACTGACCATGTACCTGTCGGACATCTTCACCATTTCCACCAACCTGGCCGGGATTTGCGGTTTGAGCCTGCCCTGTGGACGTACGGACAAAGGGCTGCCGGTTGGCGTGCAGTTGCTCGGCAAGCCGTTTGGTGAAGCGGAGTTGTTGCAGACCGCTTATGCCTATGAGCAGGCCACCGACTGGCATACCCAGGGTCCTGAACTTTAA
- a CDS encoding ribonucleoside triphosphate reductase gives MLDYIRKRDGRLAAFEQGKIAEAIKKAVRAVGGQDMDKADEITRQVVGILEIIYKDDRAPTVENVQDLVEKQLIESGHAQTAKAYILYRRQHEQLRATKSFMQESIEAIDSYLTQEDWRVKENANMGYSLQGLNNHIASNITSNYWLNKIYPEKISAAHKEGDFHIHDLGMLSVYCCGWDLKDLLLQGFTGAYGKVQSGPAKHFRTALGQAVNFFYTLQGEAAGAQAFASFDTLLAPFIRYDNLSYEEVRQSMQEFIFNMNVPTRVGFQTPFTNITLDLTPPRNMAHEAVIIGGDLQQETYGEFQHEMDLFNRAFCEVMMEGDASGRIFTFPIPTYNITSDLDWESDRLQSVWEMTAKYGTPYFSNFINSDMDPEDARSMCCRLRLDNRELRRRGGGLFGSNPLTGSTGVVTLNLPRAAYEADDKSAFFERISDLMKLAAESLDIKRKQLERFTEEGLYPYSRHYLGAIRERSGRYWDNHFSTIGLIGMNEAAQNLIGCGIDEAEGAEFAAETLEFMRKQLEAFQEESGQLYNLEATPAEGTSFRLAQRDKQQFPDIVTAGTEQPYYTNSTQLPVGSTDDIFEALQHQDGLQTRYTGGTVFHGFLGERLDDWRSARLLVKRIAENFHLPYFTLSPTFTICPVHGYIAGEHFSCPHDHNEQAA, from the coding sequence GTGCTGGATTATATTCGGAAGCGGGACGGGAGGCTGGCGGCTTTTGAGCAGGGGAAAATCGCAGAAGCCATCAAAAAGGCAGTCCGGGCGGTTGGCGGCCAGGACATGGACAAAGCTGATGAGATTACCCGGCAGGTCGTCGGTATTCTGGAGATTATCTACAAGGATGATCGAGCTCCCACGGTAGAGAATGTTCAGGATCTCGTCGAAAAGCAGCTGATCGAAAGCGGTCATGCACAGACTGCCAAAGCGTATATTCTTTATCGTCGTCAGCACGAACAGTTGCGGGCAACCAAATCATTTATGCAGGAGTCTATTGAGGCGATTGATTCCTACCTGACCCAGGAAGATTGGCGTGTTAAGGAAAATGCCAATATGGGCTACTCGCTGCAAGGTCTCAACAACCACATTGCCTCCAATATCACCAGTAATTACTGGTTAAATAAAATCTATCCAGAAAAAATCTCTGCAGCGCACAAAGAGGGCGATTTTCATATTCATGACCTCGGTATGTTGTCGGTCTACTGCTGTGGCTGGGATTTGAAGGATCTTCTGTTGCAGGGCTTTACCGGTGCCTATGGCAAGGTCCAGAGTGGACCGGCCAAACATTTCCGCACAGCATTAGGACAAGCGGTTAACTTCTTCTACACCCTGCAGGGCGAGGCCGCTGGCGCGCAGGCTTTTGCCAGCTTTGATACTTTGCTGGCACCGTTTATTCGCTACGACAACCTCAGCTATGAAGAGGTGCGTCAGTCCATGCAAGAGTTCATTTTCAATATGAATGTGCCGACGCGTGTTGGCTTTCAGACGCCCTTCACCAACATTACCCTCGACCTGACCCCGCCTCGCAATATGGCACATGAAGCAGTCATCATCGGTGGTGATCTGCAACAGGAGACGTACGGCGAGTTTCAGCATGAGATGGATTTGTTCAATCGCGCCTTTTGTGAGGTGATGATGGAAGGCGATGCCTCGGGGCGGATTTTCACCTTCCCGATTCCCACCTACAATATCACTTCAGATCTCGATTGGGAGAGTGACCGGTTGCAGAGTGTCTGGGAGATGACCGCCAAATACGGCACGCCGTATTTCAGCAATTTCATCAATTCCGATATGGACCCGGAAGATGCCCGCTCCATGTGTTGCCGGCTACGTCTGGATAATCGCGAACTGCGCCGTCGTGGTGGGGGCTTGTTCGGTTCCAATCCGCTGACAGGTTCCACCGGGGTTGTGACCCTCAATTTGCCGCGTGCCGCCTATGAAGCTGATGATAAATCGGCATTTTTCGAACGAATCTCCGATCTTATGAAGCTGGCGGCTGAATCTCTCGATATCAAGCGTAAGCAGCTGGAGCGTTTTACCGAAGAAGGTCTGTACCCCTACAGTCGTCATTATCTCGGTGCTATCCGCGAGCGCAGTGGACGTTACTGGGATAATCACTTTTCGACCATTGGTCTGATCGGTATGAACGAAGCGGCACAGAATCTTATCGGTTGCGGCATTGACGAAGCCGAGGGCGCAGAGTTTGCCGCAGAAACCCTTGAATTTATGCGTAAGCAGCTCGAAGCGTTTCAGGAAGAGAGCGGTCAACTCTACAACCTTGAAGCCACTCCCGCCGAAGGGACCAGCTTTCGTTTGGCGCAACGCGACAAACAGCAGTTCCCGGATATTGTTACGGCGGGGACTGAGCAGCCCTACTACACCAACTCCACCCAATTGCCGGTTGGCTCGACGGACGACATCTTTGAAGCGTTACAGCATCAGGATGGCCTGCAGACCCGCTATACCGGCGGCACGGTGTTCCACGGCTTCCTCGGTGAGCGGCTGGACGACTGGCGCAGTGCCCGCTTACTGGTGAAGCGCATTGCTGAAAACTTTCATCTGCCGTATTTCACGCTCAGCCCGACCTTCACCATTTGCCCGGTGCATGGCTACATCGCCGGTGAACACTTTTCCTGCCCGCACGATCATAACGAACAGGCGGCCTAA
- a CDS encoding chemotaxis protein CheW: MATDALEQMNQYLTFKLDGEVFALEISKVREVLDFTDITKVPQTPIFMRGVINLRGSVVPVVDMRVKFSMDEAEATVNTCIIITEVTMEGEASVLGALVDSVKEVLELDPNQIEPPPRIGTKLNTEFISGMGKHNEEFIIILDIDRVFSADEISLIQATSPAAE; the protein is encoded by the coding sequence GTGGCGACAGATGCTCTTGAACAGATGAACCAGTATTTAACCTTCAAGCTTGATGGAGAGGTTTTTGCTCTGGAAATATCTAAAGTTCGTGAAGTGCTTGACTTTACCGACATTACCAAAGTGCCGCAAACGCCAATTTTTATGCGTGGTGTGATTAACCTGCGCGGCAGTGTTGTGCCGGTGGTGGATATGCGGGTGAAGTTTAGCATGGACGAAGCGGAGGCAACCGTTAATACCTGCATCATCATTACTGAAGTGACTATGGAGGGTGAAGCCAGTGTTCTTGGTGCTCTGGTTGACTCTGTAAAGGAGGTTCTTGAACTTGATCCCAACCAGATCGAACCGCCGCCACGTATAGGGACTAAGCTCAATACAGAGTTTATCAGTGGGATGGGCAAGCATAACGAGGAGTTCATTATTATTCTCGATATTGACAGAGTATTTTCCGCTGATGAGATTTCGCTGATTCAGGCGACGAGCCCAGCTGCTGAATAA
- the nrdD gene encoding anaerobic ribonucleoside-triphosphate reductase — translation MSSKCQQKTEVYSRVCGFFRPVQQWNKGKQEEFNQRREYAVQSSEK, via the coding sequence ATGTCCAGCAAGTGTCAGCAAAAAACGGAAGTGTACTCTCGTGTTTGTGGTTTCTTTCGTCCTGTGCAACAGTGGAACAAGGGCAAGCAGGAAGAGTTTAACCAGCGTCGTGAATATGCGGTGCAAAGCAGCGAGAAGTAG
- the gatB gene encoding Asp-tRNA(Asn)/Glu-tRNA(Gln) amidotransferase subunit GatB — protein sequence MRDKYEVVIGLEVHVQLTTKTKIFCGCSTQFGNQPNSQTCPVCLGLPGALPVLNRQVVEYAIKAGLATNCRISPRSIFARKNYFYPDLPKGYQISQFELPICEHGHLDIESDHRGAQKIGITRIHMEEDAGKLLHSDDIGAGSRVDLNRACTPLLEVVSEPDMRSSDEAIAYLKKLHQIVMYLGICDGNLEEGSFRCDANVSVRPWGQAEFGTRAELKNINSFRFIKEAIEYEIDRQIELVEDGGKVVQETRLFDSNSGLTRSMRGKEEAHDYRYFPDPDLVPLIISDAWVSGVREGLPELPEAKKARFAEQYGLPERDTEILTAERALAEYFDACAQLHKDAKACANWVMGDVQRRRNDEGLSVAEIPLTPELLVGILKRIDDNTISGKIAKTVFDEMWATGKDADTVIDEKGLKQVTDTGAIEQMVDDVIAANPAQAQEFSEGKDKLLGFFVGQVMKASKGKANPGMVNELLCKKLRGA from the coding sequence ATGAGAGATAAATACGAAGTCGTCATCGGACTGGAAGTCCATGTCCAGTTGACCACCAAAACCAAGATTTTCTGCGGCTGTTCGACCCAGTTCGGCAACCAGCCCAACTCGCAGACTTGCCCGGTGTGCCTTGGCCTGCCCGGCGCGCTGCCGGTGCTCAACCGTCAGGTGGTGGAATACGCCATCAAGGCCGGTCTGGCGACCAACTGCCGGATTTCACCGCGCTCGATCTTTGCCCGCAAAAACTACTTCTACCCCGACCTGCCCAAAGGCTACCAGATCTCCCAGTTTGAGCTGCCGATCTGTGAGCACGGCCATCTGGATATTGAAAGCGATCATCGTGGGGCGCAGAAGATCGGCATCACCCGCATCCACATGGAAGAGGATGCAGGAAAGTTGCTGCACAGTGATGACATCGGCGCCGGGTCGCGTGTTGATCTCAACCGCGCCTGTACGCCGCTGCTCGAAGTGGTGTCTGAGCCGGATATGCGCAGCTCCGATGAGGCCATTGCTTACCTGAAAAAACTGCATCAGATTGTCATGTATCTCGGCATCTGTGACGGCAACCTCGAAGAGGGTTCCTTCCGTTGTGACGCCAACGTGTCCGTGCGTCCTTGGGGGCAAGCCGAGTTCGGTACCCGCGCCGAGCTGAAAAACATCAACTCGTTCCGCTTTATCAAAGAAGCCATCGAGTATGAAATCGACCGCCAGATCGAGCTGGTTGAAGATGGCGGGAAAGTGGTTCAGGAAACTCGCCTGTTTGACAGCAACAGCGGTTTGACACGCTCCATGCGTGGCAAGGAGGAAGCCCACGATTACCGGTACTTCCCTGATCCCGACCTGGTGCCACTGATCATCAGCGACGCGTGGGTGAGCGGCGTGCGTGAAGGGCTGCCCGAACTGCCCGAAGCCAAAAAGGCGCGCTTTGCCGAGCAATACGGACTGCCCGAGCGCGATACCGAAATCCTTACCGCTGAGCGCGCCTTGGCCGAATATTTTGATGCCTGTGCCCAGCTGCACAAAGACGCCAAAGCCTGCGCCAACTGGGTGATGGGTGATGTTCAGCGGCGGCGCAACGACGAGGGGCTGAGCGTGGCCGAGATTCCGTTGACTCCAGAGCTGCTGGTTGGCATCCTCAAACGCATTGATGACAACACCATCTCCGGCAAGATCGCCAAGACCGTGTTTGACGAGATGTGGGCGACGGGTAAGGATGCCGATACCGTTATCGACGAAAAAGGACTCAAGCAGGTCACCGACACCGGCGCCATTGAACAGATGGTCGACGATGTTATCGCTGCCAACCCGGCTCAGGCTCAAGAGTTCAGCGAAGGCAAAGACAAGCTGCTCGGTTTCTTTGTCGGTCAGGTTATGAAAGCCAGTAAGGGCAAGGCGAATCCTGGCATGGTCAACGAACTGCTGTGTAAAAAACTTAGGGGGGCGTAA
- a CDS encoding methyl-accepting chemotaxis protein, which produces MKLGVKIGSGFAVLLLIAISLGGLAIWNMHSVNEQSTILAHEYVPEVEVANNIERSSLATMYALRGYGFTAEEKFLQEGRNALEEVNKNLNLALGLSEKASHLTKLKGSVDDIQASVDNYAKLVEETVVVNKEMDQNRSQLDAAAATYMETSKEYLAQMHETFENDLAAGKGAARLKELVEKIRRANEVIDLGNNVRILAWKAQTQRSPEILRSAYTIFPEINGNIDALLAVTKRQIVKDQLNAVKKAGEQYRKAMETFLGNWLKNEDYAQQRTVLGLEVTTLSSDLAKAGVAGTSRIADDAVSALDSASNIMIIGLGIALILGIAIATFITRMITRPIIKGVEFAATIARGDLTNRIDVASKDEIGQLADALNEMVEKLKDVVENVQSASTNVASGSQQLSASSEEMSQGATEQAAAAEEASSSMEQMASNIKQNADNAMQTEKIALKSSQDAQSGGQAVAETVKAMRDIAEKISIIEEIARQTNLLALNAAIEAARAGEHGKGFAVVASEVRKLAERSQNAAAEISELSSSSVEVAETAGEMLAKMVPDIQRTAELVQEIAAASKEQDTGADQVNKAIQQLDQVIQQNASAAEEMASTSEELNAQADQLQETMAFFKLDATSKRQQVRPKLPSQKTPIKTSLPTRKAAAPQKKEGGGLMLDMTTGKDALDNEFEEY; this is translated from the coding sequence ATGAAATTAGGAGTGAAAATCGGAAGTGGCTTCGCCGTCCTGCTGTTGATCGCTATTTCATTGGGCGGTCTCGCGATCTGGAATATGCACTCAGTCAATGAACAATCAACCATTTTAGCCCATGAATATGTTCCTGAAGTCGAGGTTGCCAACAATATCGAGAGATCTTCACTGGCAACGATGTACGCATTGAGAGGGTATGGCTTTACGGCAGAGGAAAAATTTTTGCAGGAAGGTCGTAACGCTCTAGAGGAGGTCAATAAAAACCTTAATCTCGCGTTAGGGCTTTCAGAAAAAGCGTCGCATCTCACAAAGCTGAAAGGCAGCGTCGATGATATTCAAGCAAGCGTGGACAACTACGCGAAGTTAGTTGAAGAAACAGTTGTTGTGAATAAAGAGATGGATCAAAATCGTAGCCAGCTCGATGCGGCGGCAGCGACGTACATGGAAACGTCAAAAGAATATCTTGCCCAGATGCATGAAACGTTTGAAAACGATCTCGCTGCTGGAAAAGGTGCGGCGCGTCTGAAAGAGCTGGTCGAGAAAATTCGTCGCGCAAATGAGGTTATTGATTTAGGTAATAATGTTCGAATTCTTGCCTGGAAGGCTCAGACACAACGCTCCCCAGAAATTCTGCGCAGTGCGTACACAATTTTCCCGGAGATCAATGGGAACATTGATGCCTTGCTTGCTGTTACCAAGCGTCAGATTGTTAAAGACCAGCTTAATGCCGTAAAGAAAGCCGGCGAGCAATATCGCAAGGCGATGGAAACCTTTTTGGGCAACTGGTTGAAAAATGAAGATTATGCCCAACAAAGGACAGTGCTTGGTCTAGAAGTAACAACACTTTCAAGCGATTTGGCAAAAGCGGGAGTCGCTGGAACCAGCCGAATTGCCGATGACGCGGTCAGTGCGCTTGATTCTGCATCAAATATTATGATTATCGGTCTGGGCATTGCTCTGATCTTGGGGATTGCGATTGCAACTTTTATCACACGCATGATTACCAGGCCCATTATTAAAGGCGTTGAGTTCGCCGCAACGATTGCCCGTGGTGATCTGACCAATCGCATTGACGTTGCCAGTAAAGACGAAATTGGCCAGCTCGCCGATGCTCTCAATGAGATGGTTGAAAAGCTCAAAGATGTTGTTGAAAATGTCCAGAGCGCGTCGACGAATGTTGCATCCGGCAGCCAGCAACTTTCTGCCAGTTCCGAAGAGATGAGCCAGGGAGCTACCGAGCAGGCGGCTGCCGCAGAAGAAGCCTCCTCCTCTATGGAGCAGATGGCTTCCAATATTAAACAGAATGCCGACAATGCCATGCAGACAGAGAAGATTGCTTTGAAATCATCGCAAGATGCACAAAGCGGTGGTCAGGCTGTTGCGGAAACCGTTAAGGCGATGAGGGATATCGCTGAAAAAATATCCATTATCGAAGAGATCGCCCGCCAGACAAACCTGCTGGCTCTCAATGCCGCCATCGAAGCGGCCCGCGCTGGTGAACACGGCAAAGGCTTTGCCGTTGTGGCGTCAGAAGTGCGCAAGTTGGCAGAGCGCAGCCAGAATGCCGCCGCAGAGATCAGTGAACTCTCCTCCAGCAGTGTTGAGGTCGCCGAGACTGCTGGCGAAATGTTAGCCAAGATGGTCCCCGACATCCAGCGAACTGCGGAACTCGTTCAGGAAATTGCTGCGGCCAGTAAAGAGCAGGATACCGGTGCTGATCAGGTCAATAAAGCCATCCAGCAACTGGATCAGGTTATTCAGCAAAATGCCTCTGCCGCAGAAGAAATGGCATCGACCTCAGAGGAGCTCAATGCGCAAGCTGATCAGCTTCAGGAGACAATGGCATTTTTTAAATTGGATGCAACATCAAAAAGGCAACAAGTTAGACCGAAATTGCCATCTCAAAAAACTCCGATAAAGACATCGCTCCCAACTCGAAAAGCAGCCGCGCCTCAAAAAAAAGAAGGCGGGGGCTTGATGCTTGATATGACAACAGGAAAAGATGCGCTGGATAATGAATTCGAAGAATACTGA
- a CDS encoding methyl-accepting chemotaxis protein: MFKNLKLGKKIGGGFFFVSVLFLISLGVYQLTLSFTQKGYARILDYVEESKTATLNIDRLMLNSRRAEKDFLLRKDVAYRGKVEGILSEMLEETARLKSLQKQLGENATVQKTGQIEKAIADYRQAFFNLVDKWVVMGLDEKSGDQGKFRDAAHVVEKTAEELDVPEIEVLYLTLRKNEKDYLLRGADKYVTAIGNDIPLFIKAIEATKADGAVKQKAVNNVKLYHETFLSLVAAKASVAELSEEMRQAVHRIEPVVEELLKTMEVQSDGQRKEVLSDIASRSSVALGCGGGALVLAVLITVLITRAITRPILQGVAFAKALSEGDLTKTLDIDQRDEVGQLAAALNEMIEQLKAIVGEVRTASDNVASGSQELSASSEEMSQGATEQAAAAEEASSSMEQMAANIKQNADNAMQTEKIALKSSQDALSGGEAVEKTVRAMKEIAEKISIIEEIARQTNLLALNAAIEAARAGEHGKGFAVVASEVRKLAERSQSAAAEISDLSSSSVEVA; this comes from the coding sequence ATGTTTAAAAATTTAAAGCTTGGTAAGAAAATCGGAGGGGGCTTCTTTTTCGTATCCGTGTTGTTTTTGATCTCCCTAGGGGTGTATCAGTTAACCCTGAGTTTTACCCAAAAAGGTTATGCGCGGATTCTTGATTATGTTGAAGAGTCAAAAACAGCCACCTTGAATATTGACCGCTTGATGCTCAATTCCCGGCGTGCGGAAAAAGATTTTCTGTTACGCAAAGACGTCGCCTATCGGGGGAAGGTTGAGGGGATTCTCAGCGAAATGCTTGAGGAAACCGCACGGTTGAAGTCTTTGCAGAAACAATTGGGCGAAAACGCCACGGTTCAGAAAACAGGGCAGATTGAGAAGGCCATAGCCGATTATCGACAGGCTTTTTTTAATCTGGTGGATAAGTGGGTCGTCATGGGCCTGGATGAGAAAAGTGGTGATCAGGGAAAATTCAGGGATGCTGCCCATGTTGTTGAAAAAACAGCGGAAGAACTAGATGTTCCAGAGATAGAAGTTCTTTACCTGACTCTGCGTAAAAATGAAAAAGATTATCTTCTGCGCGGTGCCGATAAATATGTGACCGCGATCGGTAACGATATTCCGCTATTTATCAAAGCGATCGAGGCGACCAAGGCTGATGGTGCCGTGAAACAAAAAGCGGTCAACAATGTTAAATTGTATCACGAAACATTTCTCTCTTTGGTTGCGGCCAAGGCATCTGTTGCTGAGCTTTCCGAGGAGATGCGTCAAGCTGTTCACAGGATTGAGCCGGTAGTCGAGGAATTGCTGAAAACCATGGAGGTGCAGTCAGACGGTCAGCGTAAAGAGGTGTTAAGTGATATTGCCTCGCGTTCGAGTGTTGCTCTGGGGTGCGGTGGTGGTGCCTTGGTTCTGGCGGTCCTGATTACCGTGCTGATTACGCGAGCAATTACGCGTCCGATCTTGCAGGGGGTGGCGTTTGCCAAAGCCCTGTCTGAAGGAGATCTGACTAAAACTCTCGATATCGATCAACGCGATGAAGTTGGCCAGCTGGCCGCCGCTCTCAACGAGATGATTGAGCAGCTCAAGGCCATTGTTGGTGAGGTGCGAACGGCTTCAGACAATGTCGCTTCAGGTAGTCAGGAGCTGTCAGCGAGTTCTGAAGAGATGAGCCAGGGGGCGACTGAACAGGCCGCCGCAGCGGAAGAGGCGTCTTCTTCCATGGAGCAGATGGCGGCGAATATCAAACAGAATGCCGACAATGCCATGCAGACTGAGAAGATCGCTCTTAAATCATCGCAGGATGCGCTAAGCGGTGGTGAGGCTGTCGAAAAAACCGTCAGAGCGATGAAGGAGATTGCCGAAAAGATCTCCATTATTGAAGAAATTGCCCGCCAGACGAATTTGTTGGCCCTTAATGCCGCCATTGAGGCCGCGAGAGCCGGAGAGCATGGCAAGGGCTTTGCCGTTGTGGCTTCAGAAGTGCGTAAGCTTGCAGAGCGTAGTCAAAGTGCTGCCGCAGAGATCAGTGATCTATCCTCCAGCAGTGTCGAAGTTGCATAG
- a CDS encoding anaerobic ribonucleoside-triphosphate reductase activating protein, whose product MGIKGFQGTSVLDFPGRIASLVFYGGCNLSCGFCHNPTLIDDFDQYPDMPVDALLEALRQRLGFIDGVVISGGEPTLAPSLSTTLEQIKEMGVAVKLDTNGLRPEVVARLVDQGLLDYVALDVKTSPERYGELHCRPVPLGELKKTVDLLLNGSIDYEFRTTCVPGLVEQKDIQCIAQLLNGGQRWILQQFVAEHAMDASMQQCKAFSPQVLHGYAEIARTHVNQVMLRGL is encoded by the coding sequence GTGGGCATTAAAGGTTTTCAGGGAACCAGTGTCCTTGATTTTCCCGGTCGGATTGCCTCGCTGGTGTTTTACGGCGGGTGCAATCTGAGCTGCGGTTTCTGCCACAATCCCACCTTGATTGACGATTTTGACCAATATCCCGATATGCCGGTTGACGCGCTGCTTGAGGCCTTGCGCCAGCGTCTCGGATTTATCGACGGTGTGGTGATCTCCGGCGGCGAGCCAACGCTTGCACCCTCCTTGTCCACGACTCTGGAGCAGATTAAAGAGATGGGGGTGGCCGTTAAGCTCGATACCAATGGCTTGCGCCCCGAAGTGGTGGCCCGTTTGGTTGATCAGGGTCTGCTCGATTACGTGGCGCTTGATGTGAAAACATCGCCGGAGCGCTATGGTGAACTGCATTGCCGGCCGGTTCCGCTTGGCGAGTTGAAGAAGACCGTCGACCTGTTGCTGAACGGAAGCATTGATTATGAGTTCCGTACCACCTGTGTTCCGGGGCTGGTGGAACAAAAGGATATTCAGTGTATCGCTCAACTTTTGAATGGTGGGCAGCGCTGGATTCTGCAGCAATTTGTTGCTGAACATGCCATGGATGCGTCCATGCAACAATGTAAAGCGTTCTCTCCTCAGGTTTTACACGGCTATGCCGAGATTGCCAGAACGCATGTAAATCAGGTGATGCTGCGAGGTTTGTAG